The Medicago truncatula cultivar Jemalong A17 chromosome 7, MtrunA17r5.0-ANR, whole genome shotgun sequence genome includes the window ttcacttatttttcttcttcattttaacTTATGATTatggttttgttgattttttttaggtggCACAAGTGTTGTTGACACTACCATATTCATTCTCTCAACTTGGAATGCTATCAGGGATTTTGCTTCAAGTTTTCTATGGAATCCTTGGAAGTTGGACTGCTTATCTTATTAGTGTTCTCTATGTTGAATACCGTTCtagaaaagagaaggaaaatgttaatttcAAGAACCATGTCATTCAGGtatgtttgtttttgtattcTTCCTACAACCACTTGTTTCTAATCTCTTTCCTAAAAAAGGACCTTTTTTATGCCATGTTTCAAACCACTTTGATTTTGTTAAAGTTTTaaagtatagttttttttgttaaagataCAATTGTTTCGTGATTCTGACAAACTCACCGTGAATCCAAATATCAGTATTGATTGATACTTTAAAGTTGATACGGTTTTGATCGCGCTACCTTAGCAAAGATATCAAAAATCTTGATGTTGATTGAAATcttatactttttaaaaaaaaggcttgAATAGAGAAGTTTATCCTATATGGAATTTTGACTGTATTGAAACTTATTGGAATGGATTTCAGTGGTTTGAAGTGCTTGATGGGTTACTGGGTCCATATTGGAAAGCATTGGGGCTAGCTTTCAATTGTACTTTCCTCCTCTTTGGATCTGTGATTCAGCTTATAGCCTGTGCTAGgtaagatcttttttttttttacattatcatacatgattttgttgaagttctAAAGTGTAACTAAAATTTACACTGATACATCGTGATTCTGTCAAACTCATAACTAACTTAAACAAATGTTTCATTGattattaacaattttttactgGTTGAAACAGTAACATCTACTACATAAATGACAACTTGGACAAAAGAACATGGACTTATATCTTTGGAGCATGTTGTGCTACAACTGTGTTCATACCATCCTTCCACAATTACCGTATTTGGTCCTTCCTTGGACTTGGAATGACTACATACACTGCTTGGTACCTTACTATAGCATCAATCGTTCATGGCCAGGTAAATTaactaaccaaaaaaattcaaaatcttactataaagtttgaaatctttaTTAGATATTCTAAAGATATGATTTTGGAAATAATGTTGCAGGCAGAAAATGTGACACATACTGGTCCAAAAAAATTAGTGTTGTACTTCACTGGAGCAACCAATATACTATACACATTTGGTGGACATGCTGTTACAGTGTAAGTTAGAAtaatctttttcattttaatcatttcaattttttttctttcttcttcttcttctcttagCAGCTTTTGCCGGTTATATCTTTTTTCAAGATCATAGGACAAAAATCATGGAAagatcttttgtttttttgggaaATATAATGCCCATCCTTgcaaagaaggaaaaaattatttcaaaggaAGTgatactatagtggataataaaatttatgtataaaGTGTATACTATAATGTAATGTTTCACTAGGTTCCAAAAAACTATTATAGCATCTAAGCTATACATGTCATCATATAGGGTCATAGTCTTTAGTCATAATAGTCTTTGTTCTTTTCCTAATTCCTAATCACCGTTACTTAATATGGTTATTAAAAGACAATGATGTCTAATTCAATTAAATACACCTAATGTGAGAATATTAGACCATTTgtttaaggaaaatgctaaccatATCCTTAGGGGTACTTCTTAAAGAACCTAGTGATAAATTTTGACATTTAGCTCCTCAATAGGGTTCATGAACTACACATAAATACACTTGGttcaatttatttgatttgattttttattttttttggtcaaattttattttattttatttttgtgaaaaaaatgaCATGAATTAATTGAACCgattaaattataatttgaagGTCTCAACGGTTCAACctcatttcaaaatttaaaacataacatGAAGTTATTGTTATGACCAACTAAACTACATCTAATATTATATTGCTAAGATGGAGTATcaagtaattaaataatgtattttttttggataatttttactttgtcaattttatctaatctaaatattatttaaactaTATGATGATATGATGTTTGGCTGGCTCCCACTCCCATTGTATTGTACTAGACTACTAGTGTCCCCATTTTGTAATCTAAGTAAAAACAAAGTGGTAATAGTGCCAAGAGAGTAAACAAAAGTgactttaattttctttatctGTTTATAGAAATTCCAATGTGACCAATTATTGTGATTATTCCATATGATctgaatgaaaaagaaaaaatgtaaatgTTGCAGAGAGATTATGCACGCCATGTGGAAGCCACAAAAATTCAAGTACATATATTTGATGGCAACTTTATACGTTTTCACATTAACGATTCCTTCTGCCACTGCTGTTTATTGGGCCTTTGGAGATGAACTTCTTAACCATTCCAATGCTTTCTCTCTCCTAC containing:
- the LOC11407085 gene encoding auxin transporter-like protein 2, translating into MLPQKQGEEAIVSSFNETDQQEGVVGREEEVEDHSFSVKNFLWHGGSVWDAWFSCASNQVAQVLLTLPYSFSQLGMLSGILLQVFYGILGSWTAYLISVLYVEYRSRKEKENVNFKNHVIQWFEVLDGLLGPYWKALGLAFNCTFLLFGSVIQLIACASNIYYINDNLDKRTWTYIFGACCATTVFIPSFHNYRIWSFLGLGMTTYTAWYLTIASIVHGQAENVTHTGPKKLVLYFTGATNILYTFGGHAVTVEIMHAMWKPQKFKYIYLMATLYVFTLTIPSATAVYWAFGDELLNHSNAFSLLPKNGWRDGAVILMLIHQFITFGFACTPLYFVWEKVIGMHDTRSICLRALARLPVVIPIWFLAIIFPFFGPINSAVGALLVSFTVYIIPSAAHMLTYRKASARKNAAEKPPFFMPSWTAMYIFNAFIVIWVLVVGFGFGGWASMTNFIRQIDTFGLFAKCYQCKPPPVMAAAPPPHALHH